The Argopecten irradians isolate NY chromosome 6, Ai_NY, whole genome shotgun sequence genome has a window encoding:
- the LOC138325635 gene encoding UMP-CMP kinase-like yields MADPAKYNVIFVLGGPGAGKGTQCAKIVKEFDFVHLSAGDLLRAERRDPESEYGEEIDEHIKNGSIVPVAITCSLLERGMKQAKEKDDKDYFLVDGFPRNRDNLDGWNAQMSERVNLLTVLLFSCGEDVCVKRCIKRGETSGRADDNLESLKKRIATYNESTKPVIEHYRELSLVSEVPADRSPEEVFEDVKVIIKKIISSS; encoded by the exons ATGGCTGATCCAGCTAAATATAACGTTATTTTTGTGCTTGGGGGACCTGGGGCAGGAAAGGGCACACAATGTGCAAAGATAGTTAAG GAATTTGATTTTGTTCATCTATCTGCTGGTGATCTGTTACGAGCAGAGAGAAGGGACCCTGAATCTGAGTACGGGGAAGAAATTGACGAACATATAAAAAATGGATCTATTGTACCTGTGGCAATTACATGTTCATTGCTTGAAAGG GGAATGAAGCAGGCAAAGGAAAAAGACGATAAAGATTATTTTCTGGTAGATGGTTTTCCAAGAAACAGAGATAATTTAGATGGATGGAATGCACAAATGTCTGAACGAGTGAATCTGCTTACAGTTTTGTTGTTTAGCTGTGGAGAGGAT GTTTGTGTTAAACGGTGCATTAAACGAGGAGAAACAAGTGGACGAGCAGATGACAATCTAGAAAGCCTCAAAAAACG AATTGCAACATATAATGAGTCTACAAAGCCAGTGATAGAGCACTACAGAGAGTTATCATTGGTTAGTGAGGTGCCAGCAGACAGGTCACCAGAGGAG